A genomic segment from Cygnus atratus isolate AKBS03 ecotype Queensland, Australia chromosome Z, CAtr_DNAZoo_HiC_assembly, whole genome shotgun sequence encodes:
- the LOC118258715 gene encoding monocarboxylate transporter 13-like — MEKVHAKESSPPDGGYGWVVVVSAFMVMGLTAAVLKTFGLFFVEIQEHFDELASTISWITSVTIATFHLGAPVASSLCVKYSHRAVLVTGGLLAFSGMALGFLGLNMVWMYATTGFLQGLGISFSWTPAISIVSHYFSKKRALANAIASAGECAFAFTFGPFFQWLIGQYGWKGALLIIGGIQLNICVCGVLMRPLKSNCCLELSHSETPPGSGVSRIEKEEKSSTTHKTFNWMLVRRPEFVLYAMFGILAAMSFFVPPLFLVPLSYSLGIDESWTASLLSILAMVDFAGRLLCGWYANLHVTKTIHLLTMTITLISTSLMLLPLANNYLSLAIFTGFYGFFFGTTVAVHITVLADVVGMSDFDSALGLFMLIRSTGGFLGPPLAGLIVDMAGDYKAGFYMAGATLVLAAVFLVILDQFQQRNERGSQTNTKPEKSTLPYPSLHFLKLQNRSYQEHDVAL, encoded by the exons ATGGAAAAGGTGCATGCCAAAGAGAGCAGTCCGCCAGATGGTGGCTATGGATGGGTTGTGGTGGTGTCAGCCTTCATGGTGATGGGCCTGACTGCTGCTGTTCTCAAGACTTTTGGTCTGTTCTTTGTTGAAATCCAGGAGCACTTTGATGAACTTGCAAGCACCATTTCCTGGATCACATCAGTAACTATTGCCACTTTTCATTTAGGAG CCCCCGTTGCCAGCTCACTATGTGTAAAATACTCCCATCGGGCAGTTCTGGTCACCGGAGGACTCCTCGCTTTTTCAGGAATGGCACTGGGATTTCTTGGGCTCAACATGGTCTGGATGTATGCAACAACTGGCTTCCTACAGG GACTTGGGATTTCCTTTTCATGGACACCAGCCATTAGTATTGTTAGCcattatttttccaagaaaagagCTTTGGCTAATGCTATTGCCAGTGCTGGAGAATGTgcatttgcatttacatttggGCCATTCTTCCAGTGGTTGATTGGCCAGTATGGATGGAAAGGTGCCCTCTTGATCATAGGTGGCATCCAACTCAATATCTGTGTCTGCGGAGTGCTGATGCGACCCTTGAAAAGCAACTGCTGCCTTGAGCTGAGCCATTCTGAAACACCACCTGGCAGTGGTGTATCTAggatagaaaaagaagaaaagtcttCTACCACCCACAAAACCTTCAACTGGATGCTTGTGAGGAGACCGGAGTTTGTACTTTATGCCATGTTTGGCATATTAGCTGCTATGAGCTTTTTTGTTCCTCCATTGTTTTTAGTTCCACTTAGCTACAGCCTGGGAATAGATGAATCTTGGACTGCCTCCCTCCTATCCATTTTGGCTATGGTGGACTTTGCAGGCAGACTGCTATGTGGCTGGTATGCCAATCTCCATGTTACCAAAACTATTCATTTACTGACAATGACAATTACACTGATCAGCACTTCCTTGATGCTGTTGCCACTGGCTAACAATTACCTGTCCTTGGCAATATTCACTGGCTTCTATGGATTCTTCTTTGGCACAACAGTCGCTGTTCACATTACAGTGCTAGCGGATGTTGTGGGCATGTCAGATTTTGACAGTGCTCTAGGGCTTTTCATGCTCATTCGAAGCACTGGAGGTTTTCTGGGGCCTCCTCTTGCTG gtctGATTGTGGACATGGCTGGAGATTACAAAGCAGGCTTCTACATGGCAGGAGCCACTCTTGTCCTAGCAGctgtatttttagttattttagaTCAATTtcaacaaagaaatgaaagaggaagTCAGACTAATACTAAACCAGAGAAGTCAACATTACCATACCCTTCTCTCCATTTCCTGAAACTACAGAACAGAAGTTATCAAGAACATGATGTAGCCCTGTGA